The Mycolicibacterium hassiacum DSM 44199 genome includes a window with the following:
- a CDS encoding alpha/beta hydrolase: protein MHRRLLRALGASTIVLSTVLAGCSPGLAANPRFATDSGAKPQGQPEVRPEEPGTPPIEAPKNDLSWRDCTAQLFGGASVPAAPGVKLECATYDADLDPIKGASGTISIGVVRATTAQTPDDAGPLVFTTGSDLPSSVQLPVWLSRSGADVLKTRPIVAVDRRGMGLSDAVECRELYDRQTMLDQAQFMSGDDPVANLGEVTQTATTNCTDTIAPGDSAYDNAHAAEDIERLRSLWDVPSLALVGIGNGAQVALAYAGSHPNKVARLVLDSGLPLGIAAETAMEQRVKGQQAALNAWAAQCVAINCPAAPDPKGAVDAVLASVRGFTTTTSRSVATVTDAIVTALAYPRGDRVAATNQLGAAIAAARGGDWGPMTELIDRAEELRNTDGQFINSCSDALARPTPNRVRELVVAWAKTYPQFGRVGALNLVKCLNWPSGSAAKDPERLEIPVLLLGTQNDPIVGNEGVAAVAATIINAGAPSRRVMWQGTGHGASVYSPCALPPVLGYLDSGKLPETDTFCPA, encoded by the coding sequence ATGCATCGACGTCTGCTCCGGGCGCTGGGCGCCTCGACGATCGTGCTGTCCACCGTGCTGGCCGGCTGCTCGCCGGGGCTCGCCGCCAACCCGCGGTTCGCCACCGACTCCGGGGCGAAACCGCAGGGCCAACCGGAGGTTCGCCCGGAGGAACCCGGTACCCCGCCCATCGAAGCGCCTAAGAACGACCTGTCGTGGCGGGACTGCACCGCCCAGCTGTTCGGCGGGGCGTCGGTGCCGGCGGCGCCCGGGGTGAAGCTGGAATGCGCCACCTACGACGCCGATCTGGACCCGATCAAGGGCGCGTCCGGCACCATCAGCATCGGCGTGGTGCGCGCCACCACCGCCCAGACCCCCGACGACGCAGGGCCGCTGGTGTTCACCACCGGCTCGGACCTGCCGAGCTCGGTGCAGCTGCCGGTGTGGCTGTCCCGCTCCGGCGCCGACGTGCTCAAGACCCGCCCGATCGTGGCGGTGGACCGGCGCGGCATGGGGCTGTCGGACGCGGTCGAGTGCCGCGAACTCTACGACCGGCAGACGATGCTCGATCAGGCGCAGTTCATGTCCGGGGACGACCCGGTGGCCAACCTCGGCGAGGTCACCCAGACCGCGACCACCAACTGCACCGACACGATCGCCCCGGGAGACTCGGCCTACGACAACGCGCACGCCGCCGAGGACATCGAACGGCTGCGCAGCCTGTGGGACGTGCCGTCGCTGGCGCTGGTGGGCATCGGCAACGGCGCGCAGGTGGCGCTCGCCTACGCGGGCAGCCACCCCAACAAGGTCGCGCGCCTGGTGCTCGATTCCGGGCTGCCGCTGGGCATCGCCGCCGAGACCGCCATGGAGCAGCGGGTCAAGGGCCAGCAGGCGGCGCTGAACGCCTGGGCCGCCCAGTGCGTGGCGATCAACTGCCCGGCCGCCCCCGACCCGAAGGGGGCCGTCGACGCGGTGCTGGCGTCGGTCCGCGGTTTCACCACCACCACCTCGCGTTCGGTGGCCACCGTGACCGACGCGATCGTGACCGCGCTGGCCTATCCGCGCGGTGACCGGGTCGCGGCCACCAACCAGCTGGGTGCGGCGATCGCGGCGGCCCGCGGCGGCGACTGGGGCCCGATGACCGAGCTCATCGACCGGGCCGAGGAGCTGCGCAACACCGACGGCCAGTTCATCAACAGCTGCAGCGACGCGCTGGCCCGGCCCACCCCCAACCGGGTGCGTGAGCTCGTGGTGGCCTGGGCCAAGACCTACCCGCAGTTCGGCCGGGTCGGGGCGCTGAACCTGGTCAAATGCCTGAACTGGCCGAGCGGGTCGGCGGCCAAGGACCCCGAGCGGCTCGAGATCCCGGTGCTGCTGCTCGGCACCCAGAACGACCCGATCGTCGGCAACGAGGGTGTCGCGGCGGTGGCGGCCACGATCATCAACGCCGGCGCGCCCAGCCGGCGGGTGATGTGGCAGGGCACCGGCCACGGCGCCTCGGTGTACTCGCCGTGCGCGCTGCCGCCGGTGCTGGGCTACCTCGACAGCGGCAAACTGCCCGAGACCGACACGTTCTGCCCCGCCTGA
- a CDS encoding glycosyltransferase family 87 protein, producing MRDLVLNAFRPRTSPPTVATVLRSILWPIAIMAVIHRSYVLATNGYITDDFAPVYRAVINLKKGLNIYDENFDFVDPHYLYPPGGTLIMAPFGYLPVDASRYWFIFFNTVAMVLAAYFLLRLFNFTLTSVAAPALLLAMFCTESVTNTLVFGNINGCILLLEVLFFRWLLDGNRNHEWWAGVAIGLTLVVKPLLAPLLLLPLLNRQWRPLVTAFVVPVVFNVFAIVSPIDRLRVRDPENFFTRTLPYIMSTRDYFNSSIVGNGIYYGLPMWLITLLRIVFVVLAVVSLWLLYRYYRTRDQLFWMTTSSGVLLITSWLVLSLGQGYYSMMLFPFLMTVVLPNSVLRNWPAWLGIYGFMTMDRWLLGHWPTTGRALEYLKITYGWSLVVIVVFSVLLFRYLDAKAENRLDEGIDPPWMKDVAKQPAPAQPAPRLLMRPRRASSCDGIAFLVVARANSRPGMLFR from the coding sequence GTGCGCGATCTAGTGCTGAATGCTTTCCGGCCCCGCACCTCCCCACCGACCGTGGCGACCGTGCTGCGGTCGATCCTGTGGCCGATCGCGATCATGGCGGTGATCCACCGCAGCTACGTGCTGGCCACCAACGGCTACATCACCGACGACTTCGCTCCGGTGTACCGGGCCGTGATCAACCTCAAAAAGGGCCTGAACATCTACGACGAGAACTTCGACTTCGTCGACCCGCACTACCTGTACCCGCCCGGCGGCACGCTGATCATGGCGCCGTTCGGGTACCTGCCGGTGGACGCGTCGCGGTACTGGTTCATCTTCTTCAACACGGTCGCCATGGTGCTGGCCGCCTACTTCCTGCTGCGGCTGTTCAACTTCACCCTGACCTCGGTGGCCGCGCCGGCGCTGCTGCTGGCCATGTTCTGCACCGAGAGCGTCACCAACACGCTGGTTTTCGGCAACATCAACGGCTGCATCCTGCTGCTGGAAGTGCTGTTCTTCCGGTGGCTGCTGGACGGCAACCGCAACCACGAGTGGTGGGCCGGGGTGGCGATCGGCCTGACCCTGGTGGTCAAACCGCTGCTGGCACCGCTGTTGCTGCTGCCGCTGCTCAACCGTCAGTGGCGGCCGCTGGTGACCGCGTTCGTCGTACCGGTGGTGTTCAACGTGTTCGCGATCGTCAGCCCGATCGACCGGCTGCGGGTGCGCGACCCGGAGAACTTCTTCACCCGCACGCTGCCCTACATCATGTCCACCCGCGACTACTTCAACAGCTCGATCGTGGGCAACGGCATCTACTACGGGCTGCCGATGTGGCTGATCACGCTGCTGCGCATCGTCTTCGTGGTGCTGGCCGTGGTGAGCCTGTGGCTGCTGTACCGCTACTACCGCACCCGCGATCAGTTGTTCTGGATGACCACCTCCTCGGGGGTGCTGCTCATCACCTCGTGGCTGGTGCTGTCGCTGGGCCAGGGCTACTACTCGATGATGCTGTTCCCGTTCCTGATGACGGTGGTGCTGCCGAACTCCGTGCTGCGCAACTGGCCTGCGTGGCTGGGCATCTACGGGTTCATGACCATGGACCGCTGGCTGCTCGGCCACTGGCCCACGACCGGCCGGGCGCTGGAGTACCTCAAGATCACCTACGGCTGGTCGCTGGTGGTGATCGTGGTGTTCTCGGTGCTGTTGTTCCGCTATCTGGACGCCAAGGCGGAGAACCGACTCGACGAGGGCATCGATCCGCCGTGGATGAAGGACGTCGCGAAACAACCCGCCCCGGCGCAACCCGCGCCGCGCCTCCTCATGCGACCGCGCCGCGCCTCCTCATGCGACGGAATAGCATTCCTGGTCGTTGCACGCGCGAATTCACGACCAGGAATGCTATTCCGCTGA
- a CDS encoding protein kinase family protein, translating into MPVIPTDPHDVTPAWLGDVLQAEVRTCRLEQIAVGVGLVGRLFRVHLDADRGPPTVVVKLPNADPAVNAEVCAPLQLYPSEVRFYQQIGLANPLPPARPYFAAYDETTHDFVLVLEDLGRLRCADQIDGCSLTDAETVVDVLADHHAFWWNHPRLAALPWLKCLTDPTICDALQRNYASGYPVFVEIAGSELSPRVRDFADRFASLIPWFARELTRPPHTFLHGDLRLDQLFFGVDPADPPLTALDWQNNAKGRGAYDLAYFLSQSLPTDLRRSCETPLIDRYAQRLAERGIAYPGAELRRDYRLTATWCLLYPVLAAGRLAISNDRNVELIRAIVRRAAAAIEDHDGFTLGPD; encoded by the coding sequence ATGCCGGTCATCCCTACCGACCCGCACGACGTGACCCCGGCGTGGCTCGGCGACGTTCTGCAGGCCGAGGTGCGCACCTGTCGCCTCGAGCAGATCGCGGTCGGCGTGGGGCTTGTCGGCCGGCTGTTCCGCGTGCACCTCGACGCCGACCGCGGGCCACCCACCGTGGTGGTCAAGCTGCCGAACGCGGATCCCGCCGTCAACGCTGAGGTCTGCGCCCCGCTGCAGCTCTACCCCAGCGAGGTCCGCTTCTACCAGCAGATCGGGCTGGCCAATCCACTGCCCCCGGCGCGGCCGTACTTCGCGGCCTATGACGAAACCACCCACGACTTCGTCCTCGTGCTCGAAGACCTCGGCCGGCTGCGCTGCGCCGACCAGATCGACGGTTGCTCCCTCACCGATGCCGAGACGGTGGTCGACGTGCTGGCCGACCACCACGCGTTCTGGTGGAACCACCCTCGCCTGGCGGCCCTGCCCTGGTTGAAATGCTTGACCGACCCCACGATATGCGATGCGCTGCAACGGAATTACGCTTCCGGCTATCCGGTCTTCGTCGAGATCGCGGGCTCCGAACTGAGCCCGCGTGTGCGTGACTTCGCCGACCGGTTCGCGTCGTTGATCCCCTGGTTCGCCCGTGAACTCACCCGCCCGCCCCACACGTTCCTGCACGGCGACCTGCGACTCGATCAACTGTTCTTCGGGGTCGACCCCGCCGATCCGCCACTCACCGCACTGGACTGGCAGAACAACGCCAAGGGCCGGGGCGCCTACGATCTGGCCTACTTCCTGAGCCAGAGCCTGCCCACCGATCTCCGGCGCAGCTGCGAGACGCCTCTGATCGACCGTTACGCGCAGCGCCTCGCCGAGCGCGGAATCGCCTACCCCGGTGCGGAACTGCGGCGCGACTATCGGCTGACCGCCACGTGGTGTCTGCTCTATCCCGTCCTCGCCGCGGGACGGCTCGCGATCAGCAACGACCGCAATGTCGAGTTGATCCGCGCCATTGTGCGCCGCGCCGCCGCGGCGATCGAGGACCACGACGGTTTCACCCTGGGGCCCGACTGA
- a CDS encoding AAA family ATPase, with product MTGGSRICRSCGTANEDDARFCEGCGTALARVCGGCGTPARPTARFCRGCGAALDGVPASAAEPNPVPAVRKSVTVMFADLAGSTTFEERVDVETAREVLGCYHDLLRTTAARHRAGLTKYIGDGFMAVWGVPETGPDDAMAAVEAAIELRQRFIELAADVMAAHGAELALRVAVNTGEVVVSAEDADLVGDALNVGARLEAHCPPGEVVVGEETWRATRGRHDYESLGRVRVKGRTAPVTGYRWLRRRSDTADPAPFVGRGEELRRLQAVRDDAIRSRVARLVTVIGDPGVGKSRLAAEFAAAQGDSRLLRARCDAEATVALAALVDLLRARDIDGEIDPGTPERERLLRALTGLADGVPGSVEENFWALRRYIEVLARDRPVVLILDDLQWADTLLLDFIEHLLEWLRDAPVLVLALARPELRELRADFVTANRWDARILHLGGLDAGATAELAAKVLGAERLPDELVRRLPSSTGGNPLFVRELIGMLAHDGVLVAQAAGWRLTIDVDAIEIPPTIQALLASRLERLDPADRRVLEIAAVVGGEFPLGAVRALSGQRPTIELSLNRLRRLEVVEPSGSYLGDEPVWRFHHVLIRDVAYRRLLKSERAELHERLADWVLTDGAGVTVDPDEIAGRHREAAHTYRRELDLIDAHTADLALRSARHYAASARRALDRDELISAGTRAARGAALPVAGDAVHAELLLIGCEAFLSAGDVASAAPLVDELERIADDALAPWATCYRCQHTVYTDPARLPQVDELLQGAIDEFGRRSDPAGLAKAHRVRAGARGRLGRIGDCEQDLFDALIAARRSGDHRQITAALAAAPSAALWGPSPLPKAGGRCLDVVRMQRMTTAAPSLEATSMRHLAVLEMLRGRPDKARGMLADARQRVADLGLRHGLMETELLAGIIELLQREPVAAEPHFRAALEGLDALGVGADAGQAAALLAQSLLAQGRIDEADRYAAESERLAGHNLKTAIAWRAVRSEILSAQGRDDEAVAMARAAVAVAAGTDLVLDHAEACRALSRVLTAAGDGAGGRRARADAAALLAAKEVLLGSDESRRSAPAGVADGRFSATRRTDLRDDDAAVADAELRVAVSTPRLAVTNRAGRAATAAFGALCTADVDAVMAVMAEDFRYVDRRRLKSMPTDDRRTLRNSYQTLLTQYNRFDHRILAVRGERLVLLWSRCANDAGFETMHLHIYEVDAGGRIAVEIRFDEDDFEGAYRELERRHYATEGADHATAGRAVSESVIALNAGDYDRLLNELSTPDLRVENRNLSADRSAGELHGSLLEPDAMLPSARYWLAVVRFVSPTWCVTRFEREAVGPDGERYSWTRILVVGTQDGRLTTLGEFELDDESAAFRYAESNARVTAGRMAVRNRASAKALELTVALQNKDIDAAMACTADGYTYRDRRRLLGVPVASRAELRAAFELIVGQYDRIDGGVLAVRGDTLSLHWSNWSDSSGNRTGYLHLFELGDDGLLLSETRFDSDDFANAYRELEHRFYANEGALFGTVNGREAHYLAALDRGEFDRVFGELFSPDLRLDNRSSSAFPNRSRAELRASFEDLRASVASTRTWFSVVHWLSTRWAVVRFEREAVGHHGERFSWAWLHVTEWDGARVASICRFDLDDEDAAFAYAGERNRESGSRLSVTNRCAVTVDAMSRAPSARDVDTTFSHGGEAYEYDDRRKLGGDPIPGSAETRVAVERILAEYNSFDWRTLAVRGERLCLKSSRWIDDAGNEAGYLHVFESDDDGRLVREIRFDEDDFDSAYRELNRRYYAGEGADFARSGSVGVEWIAAVNRGDFDRAFGELFTDGVRVQNRSRAPFPNRSAAEARESFETLNSMVTSSRLWYSVECWLTPTLLVRRNERDAKGADGEDFSWSWLSVAEFCGNRISAVCSFDVEDEDAAFAHAAERLRHAAGSG from the coding sequence ATGACCGGCGGCAGCCGCATCTGCCGCAGCTGCGGCACGGCGAACGAGGACGACGCCCGCTTCTGCGAGGGGTGCGGGACCGCGCTGGCGCGGGTCTGCGGAGGCTGCGGCACCCCGGCGCGGCCGACCGCGCGGTTCTGCCGCGGATGCGGCGCGGCGCTCGACGGTGTCCCCGCTTCGGCCGCCGAGCCGAACCCCGTGCCCGCGGTGCGCAAGTCGGTCACCGTGATGTTCGCCGACCTCGCCGGGTCGACCACGTTCGAGGAGCGCGTCGACGTGGAGACGGCACGCGAGGTGCTCGGCTGCTACCACGATCTGCTGCGGACGACCGCCGCGCGGCACCGCGCCGGGCTGACCAAGTACATCGGCGACGGGTTCATGGCCGTCTGGGGCGTTCCCGAGACCGGCCCCGACGACGCGATGGCCGCCGTCGAGGCGGCGATCGAGCTGCGGCAGCGTTTCATCGAGCTGGCCGCCGACGTCATGGCCGCGCACGGCGCCGAACTCGCGCTGCGGGTGGCGGTGAACACCGGCGAGGTCGTGGTGAGCGCCGAGGACGCCGACCTGGTCGGCGACGCGCTGAATGTCGGCGCCCGGCTGGAGGCCCACTGCCCGCCGGGCGAGGTCGTCGTCGGCGAGGAGACCTGGCGGGCGACGCGCGGCCGGCACGACTACGAGTCTCTCGGCCGGGTGCGGGTCAAAGGCCGAACGGCGCCGGTGACCGGATACCGGTGGCTGCGTCGGCGCTCCGACACCGCCGACCCGGCACCGTTCGTCGGGCGCGGCGAGGAACTGCGGCGACTGCAGGCGGTCCGCGACGACGCGATCCGGTCCCGGGTCGCGCGGCTGGTCACCGTCATCGGCGACCCGGGTGTGGGCAAGAGCCGTCTGGCCGCGGAATTCGCTGCTGCCCAGGGTGATTCACGTCTGCTGCGGGCGCGGTGCGACGCCGAGGCGACGGTGGCGCTGGCCGCCCTGGTCGATCTGCTGCGCGCCCGCGACATCGACGGCGAGATCGACCCGGGCACTCCGGAACGCGAGCGGCTGCTGCGGGCGCTCACCGGGCTGGCCGACGGTGTTCCCGGGTCGGTCGAGGAGAACTTCTGGGCGTTGCGGCGCTACATTGAGGTGCTCGCCCGCGACCGGCCGGTGGTGCTGATACTCGACGATCTGCAGTGGGCCGACACCCTGCTGCTGGACTTCATCGAGCATCTGCTGGAGTGGTTGCGCGACGCACCGGTGCTGGTGCTCGCCCTGGCGCGGCCCGAACTGCGGGAACTGCGAGCGGATTTCGTCACCGCGAACCGGTGGGATGCCCGGATCCTGCATCTGGGCGGCCTGGACGCCGGCGCCACCGCCGAACTCGCCGCGAAGGTGCTCGGCGCCGAGCGTCTGCCCGACGAGCTGGTTCGCCGGCTCCCCTCGTCGACCGGCGGCAACCCGTTGTTCGTCCGTGAACTGATCGGCATGCTCGCCCACGACGGGGTGCTGGTGGCGCAGGCCGCGGGCTGGCGGTTGACGATCGACGTGGACGCCATCGAGATCCCGCCCACGATCCAGGCGCTGCTCGCGTCCCGACTGGAGCGGCTCGACCCGGCCGATCGGCGGGTCCTGGAGATCGCCGCGGTCGTCGGCGGCGAGTTCCCGCTGGGCGCGGTGCGGGCCCTGTCCGGTCAGCGGCCCACGATCGAGTTATCGCTCAACCGGCTTCGCCGCCTCGAGGTGGTCGAGCCCAGCGGATCCTACCTCGGGGACGAGCCGGTCTGGCGGTTCCACCACGTGCTGATCCGCGACGTCGCCTACCGCCGGCTGCTGAAATCCGAACGGGCCGAACTGCATGAGCGCCTTGCCGACTGGGTCCTGACCGACGGCGCCGGGGTGACCGTCGACCCCGACGAGATCGCGGGACGGCATCGTGAGGCCGCGCACACGTATCGACGCGAGCTGGACCTGATCGACGCCCACACCGCCGATCTGGCGCTGCGGTCGGCGCGGCACTACGCGGCGTCGGCACGCCGGGCGCTCGACCGCGACGAACTGATCTCGGCCGGAACCCGGGCGGCCCGCGGTGCCGCGCTGCCGGTCGCCGGCGACGCCGTGCACGCCGAGCTGTTGCTCATCGGCTGTGAGGCGTTTTTGTCCGCCGGCGACGTCGCCTCGGCCGCGCCGCTGGTCGACGAGCTCGAACGCATCGCCGACGACGCGTTGGCGCCGTGGGCGACCTGCTACCGGTGTCAGCACACCGTCTACACCGATCCGGCGCGGCTGCCGCAGGTGGACGAGCTGCTGCAGGGTGCGATCGACGAGTTCGGCCGCCGATCCGATCCGGCCGGGCTGGCCAAGGCGCACCGGGTCCGGGCGGGGGCGCGCGGGCGGCTCGGCCGGATCGGCGACTGCGAGCAGGACCTGTTCGATGCGCTCATCGCGGCCCGTAGAAGCGGGGACCATCGGCAGATCACGGCGGCGCTGGCGGCGGCGCCCAGCGCGGCGCTGTGGGGCCCGAGCCCGCTGCCGAAGGCCGGCGGCCGCTGCCTCGACGTCGTCCGGATGCAGCGGATGACGACCGCCGCGCCGTCGTTGGAGGCGACGTCGATGCGCCACCTGGCGGTGCTCGAGATGCTGCGGGGCCGACCGGACAAGGCCCGCGGCATGCTGGCCGACGCCCGCCAGAGGGTCGCCGACCTGGGCCTGCGGCACGGCCTGATGGAGACCGAGCTGTTGGCCGGGATCATCGAACTGCTGCAGCGCGAACCCGTGGCGGCCGAACCGCACTTCCGGGCCGCGCTGGAGGGCCTGGACGCGCTCGGTGTCGGCGCCGACGCCGGACAGGCCGCGGCGCTGCTGGCCCAGTCGCTGCTCGCCCAGGGCCGGATCGACGAGGCCGACCGGTACGCCGCCGAAAGCGAGCGGCTCGCCGGGCACAATCTCAAGACCGCGATCGCCTGGCGTGCCGTCAGATCCGAGATCCTGTCGGCCCAGGGCCGCGACGACGAGGCGGTCGCGATGGCGCGCGCGGCGGTGGCCGTCGCCGCCGGGACCGATCTGGTGCTCGACCACGCCGAGGCGTGCCGGGCGCTGAGCCGGGTCCTCACCGCCGCCGGCGACGGTGCCGGCGGCCGCCGCGCCCGCGCCGACGCCGCCGCGCTGCTGGCCGCCAAGGAGGTGCTGCTGGGCAGCGACGAGTCTCGGCGGAGCGCACCGGCCGGCGTCGCCGACGGCCGGTTCTCGGCGACGCGCCGCACCGATCTCCGTGACGACGACGCGGCGGTGGCCGATGCCGAACTCCGGGTTGCGGTGTCCACCCCTCGCCTGGCCGTGACCAACCGCGCGGGCCGCGCCGCGACCGCAGCGTTCGGTGCCCTGTGCACCGCGGACGTCGACGCGGTCATGGCGGTGATGGCCGAGGACTTCCGCTACGTCGACCGGCGGCGGCTGAAATCGATGCCGACCGACGATCGGCGGACGTTGCGGAACTCCTACCAGACACTGCTCACCCAGTACAACCGCTTCGACCACCGCATCCTGGCGGTCCGCGGTGAGCGGCTGGTGCTGCTGTGGAGTCGGTGCGCCAACGACGCCGGGTTCGAGACGATGCACCTGCACATCTACGAAGTCGACGCCGGGGGCCGCATCGCCGTTGAAATCCGGTTCGACGAGGACGATTTCGAGGGTGCCTACCGCGAACTCGAACGCCGCCACTACGCGACGGAGGGCGCCGACCACGCGACGGCGGGCCGTGCCGTCTCCGAGTCGGTGATCGCCCTCAACGCCGGTGATTACGACCGGCTGCTGAACGAGCTCAGCACACCCGATCTGCGGGTGGAGAACCGCAACCTGTCGGCGGATCGGTCCGCCGGGGAGCTGCACGGCAGCTTGTTGGAGCCGGACGCGATGCTGCCGTCGGCGCGTTACTGGCTCGCCGTCGTGCGGTTCGTCTCCCCCACCTGGTGCGTGACGCGTTTCGAACGGGAGGCGGTCGGCCCCGACGGTGAACGGTATTCCTGGACCCGCATTCTCGTGGTGGGGACACAGGACGGACGTCTGACCACACTGGGCGAGTTCGAACTCGACGACGAGTCCGCCGCGTTCCGCTACGCCGAGAGCAACGCCCGGGTGACCGCCGGCCGGATGGCGGTGCGCAACCGGGCCAGTGCGAAGGCCCTGGAGTTGACCGTCGCCCTGCAGAACAAGGACATCGATGCGGCGATGGCGTGCACCGCCGACGGCTACACCTACCGCGATCGGCGCCGGTTGCTGGGAGTTCCGGTCGCCAGCCGGGCCGAGCTGCGCGCGGCCTTCGAGCTGATTGTCGGCCAGTACGACCGCATCGACGGCGGGGTGCTGGCGGTGCGCGGGGACACCCTGAGCCTGCACTGGAGCAACTGGTCCGACAGCTCGGGCAACCGGACCGGCTACCTGCACCTGTTCGAACTCGGCGACGACGGTCTGCTGCTGTCGGAAACCCGTTTCGACAGCGATGATTTCGCCAATGCCTATCGCGAACTCGAACACCGCTTCTACGCGAACGAGGGCGCCCTGTTCGGCACCGTGAACGGCCGGGAGGCCCACTACCTGGCGGCGCTGGACCGAGGCGAGTTCGATCGGGTGTTCGGCGAGCTGTTCTCCCCCGACCTGCGCCTGGACAACCGCTCCAGCTCGGCGTTCCCGAACCGCTCACGCGCCGAACTGCGAGCCAGTTTCGAGGATCTGCGGGCATCGGTCGCCAGCACCCGCACCTGGTTCTCCGTGGTGCACTGGCTCTCCACCCGCTGGGCGGTGGTGCGCTTCGAGCGCGAGGCCGTCGGGCATCACGGTGAGCGGTTCTCCTGGGCCTGGCTGCATGTCACCGAATGGGACGGTGCCCGGGTCGCGTCGATCTGCCGGTTCGACCTCGACGACGAGGACGCCGCGTTCGCCTACGCCGGGGAGCGCAACCGGGAATCAGGCAGCCGGCTGTCGGTCACCAACCGCTGTGCGGTCACCGTCGACGCGATGTCACGCGCGCCGAGCGCCCGCGACGTCGACACCACGTTCAGCCACGGCGGCGAGGCCTACGAGTACGACGACCGCCGCAAACTCGGCGGGGATCCGATCCCGGGCAGCGCGGAGACGCGGGTAGCGGTGGAGCGAATCCTGGCCGAGTACAACAGCTTCGACTGGCGAACGCTGGCGGTGCGGGGGGAGCGGCTGTGCCTGAAGTCCAGTCGGTGGATCGACGACGCCGGTAACGAAGCCGGGTACCTGCACGTGTTCGAATCCGACGACGACGGGCGGCTGGTCCGTGAGATCCGGTTCGACGAGGACGATTTCGACAGCGCCTACCGGGAGTTGAACCGTCGCTATTACGCCGGCGAGGGGGCGGATTTCGCGCGGTCCGGGTCGGTGGGCGTGGAATGGATTGCCGCGGTGAACCGCGGCGATTTCGATCGGGCGTTCGGTGAGTTGTTCACCGACGGGGTTCGGGTGCAGAACCGGTCTCGTGCTCCGTTCCCGAATCGCTCGGCCGCCGAGGCCAGGGAGTCGTTCGAGACGCTGAATTCGATGGTGACGTCGAGCCGGCTGTGGTACTCGGTCGAGTGCTGGCTGACTCCGACGCTGCTGGTCCGGCGTAACGAACGCGACGCCAAGGGGGCCGACGGCGAGGACTTCAGCTGGTCCTGGCTGAGTGTGGCGGAGTTCTGCGGCAACCGGATCTCGGCCGTCTGCAGTTTCGACGTCGAGGACGAGGACGCCGCGTTCGCCCATGCCGCGGAGCGCCTGCGTCACGCGGCGGGTAGCGGTTAA
- the msrB gene encoding peptide-methionine (R)-S-oxide reductase MsrB, with translation MTIPAPKLQLNDDEWRKRLTPEEYHVLREAGTERPFTGEYTDTKTEGIYECRACGAELFRSTEKFESHCGWPSFYDPADSDAVILRPDHSHGMIRTEVICANCHSHLGHVFEGEGYPTPTDKRYCINSISLRLVPKG, from the coding sequence ATGACGATTCCGGCTCCGAAGCTGCAGCTCAATGACGACGAGTGGCGCAAGCGGCTGACGCCCGAGGAGTATCACGTTCTGCGCGAGGCCGGCACCGAGCGCCCGTTCACCGGCGAGTACACCGACACCAAGACCGAGGGCATCTACGAGTGCCGCGCCTGCGGCGCCGAGCTGTTCCGCAGCACCGAGAAGTTCGAGTCGCACTGCGGCTGGCCGTCGTTCTACGACCCGGCGGACTCGGATGCGGTGATCCTGCGGCCCGACCATTCGCACGGCATGATCCGCACCGAGGTCATCTGCGCGAACTGCCACAGCCACCTCGGCCACGTGTTCGAGGGCGAGGGGTATCCGACGCCGACCGACAAGCGCTACTGCATCAACTCGATCTCGCTGCGCCTGGTGCCCAAGGGCTGA
- the hemQ gene encoding hydrogen peroxide-dependent heme synthase, with protein sequence MAKLDYDALNATIRYLMFSVFQVQPGALGDERAGVVDETATFLKQQEDNGVLVRGLYHISGMRADADFMIWTHADSVEALQATYSDFRRTTALGRISSPVWSSVAVHRPAEFNKSHIPAFLAGEEPGNYVCVYPFVRSLEWYVLPGEERRRMLAEHGMAARGYPDVRANTVPAFALGDYEWILAFEAPELHRIVDLMRDLRATDARRHVRHETPFFTGPRVSPEQLIAALP encoded by the coding sequence ATGGCCAAGCTCGACTACGACGCGCTCAACGCGACCATTCGCTACCTGATGTTCTCGGTGTTCCAGGTGCAGCCGGGGGCACTCGGGGACGAGCGCGCCGGCGTGGTCGACGAGACCGCCACCTTCCTCAAACAACAGGAGGACAACGGGGTGCTGGTGCGCGGCCTCTACCACATCTCGGGCATGCGCGCCGACGCCGACTTCATGATCTGGACCCACGCCGACAGCGTGGAGGCGCTGCAGGCCACCTACTCCGACTTCCGGCGCACCACCGCGCTGGGCCGCATCAGCAGCCCGGTGTGGAGCAGTGTCGCCGTACACCGCCCGGCCGAGTTCAACAAGAGCCACATCCCGGCGTTTCTGGCCGGTGAGGAGCCGGGCAACTACGTGTGCGTCTACCCGTTCGTGCGGTCGCTGGAGTGGTACGTGCTGCCGGGCGAGGAGCGCAGGCGGATGCTGGCCGAGCACGGCATGGCCGCCCGCGGCTACCCGGACGTGCGGGCCAACACGGTGCCTGCCTTCGCGCTGGGCGACTACGAGTGGATCCTGGCGTTCGAGGCACCGGAGCTGCACCGCATCGTCGATCTGATGCGCGATCTGCGCGCCACCGACGCCCGCCGTCATGTGCGGCACGAGACGCCGTTCTTCACCGGGCCGCGGGTGAGCCCCGAGCAACTCATCGCGGCTTTGCCGTAA